Proteins encoded within one genomic window of Hevea brasiliensis isolate MT/VB/25A 57/8 chromosome 8, ASM3005281v1, whole genome shotgun sequence:
- the LOC131182021 gene encoding uncharacterized protein LOC131182021 gives MAPQNASYISPKVQKEILHVISNEVQDAIRDEIGDGKFCIIVDEARDESRKEQRPLYVLARHNLSIKNIRGQGYDGASNMRGEWSGLLALFLSECPYAYYIHCFPHRLHLALVATSREVISGHQFFSKLTLITNVVSSSSKRHDQLQAGQIVEVEKLIANHEPKTGKGLNKVGTIKRASDTRWSSHLSFVRSLVIMFEATYLVLKIIIAEGATYSQRGDADYVYNVITSFEFVFILHLMKEILEITDDLCQALQRKSQDVLNAMCLVSTTKMLIQKMRESGWDSLLESVKLFCKKHEIDIPNMNAHYNSGRELNVRFKEDMMESLILNSSLDPRDGFRSFRIDDVFSLANKFYSKDFSEQEKLHLRYQLEHFELDIQHDSEMQKLSTISELCQYLVKSRKSTIYPLINRLVRLVLTLLVSTATTERAFSAMSLVKTKLRNNMGHDFLANSFIIYIEKEIVDTFSIDSIIDEFYAMKERRVQLKMPRPKS, from the exons ATGGCTCCTCAAAATGCATCTTACATTTCACCCAAAGTTCAAAAGGAAATTTTACATGTCATATCTAATGAGGTACAAGATGCAATTCGCGATGAGATTGGAGATGGAAAATTTTGCATTATTGTTGATGAGGCTCGTGATGAATCAAGAAAGGAGCAAAGGCCATTGT atgtTCTTGCTCGGCACAATTTGAGCATAAAAAATATTCGAGGTCAAGGTTATGATGGAGCTAGTAATATGCGTGGGGAATGGTCTGGACTACTAGCCTTATTTTTGAGCGAATGTCCATATGCCTATTACATACATTGTTTCCCTCATAGGCTCCATTTAGCATTGGTTGCGACATCTAGAGAGGTAATTTCAGGTCATCAATTTTTCTCTAAATTAACTCTTATTACCAATGTTGTTTCTTCCTCTTCAAAAAGGCATGATCAATTGCAAGCCGGCCAAATTGTTGAAGTTGAGAAATTAATTGCTAATCATGAGCCTAAGACTGGTAAAGGATTAAATAAAGTTGGAACTATAAAACGGGCTAGTGATACTCGATGGAGTTCTCACTTAAGCTTTGTTAGAAGCTTAGTCATTATGTTCGAAGCGACTTATTTGGTCTTGAAAATCATAATTGCTGAAGGGGCTACTTATAGCCAAAGGGGAGATGCTGATTATGTTTATAATGTTATCACTTCTTTTGAATTTGTGTTTATTTTGCATCTTATGAAAGAAATACTTGAGATCACAGATGACCTTTGCCAAGCCTTACAGCGTAAGTCTCAAGATGTTCTGAATGCAATGTGCTTAGTATCAACAACAAAAATGTTGATTCAGAAAATGAGAGAAAGTGGATGGGATTCATTGCTTGAAAGTGTGAAATTATTTTGCAAGAAACATGAAATTGATATCCCTAATATGAATGCTCATTATAATTCTGGTCGAG aactaaatGTTAGGTTTAAGGAAGATATGATGGAGTCACTTATTCTTAACTCCTCTTTAGATCCAAGGGATGGTTTCAGATCATTTAGAATTGATGATGTTTTTAGTCTTGCAAATAAGTTTTATTCTAAAGATTTTTCAGAACAAGAAAAATTACATTTGAGATATCAATTAGAGCATTTTGAACTTGATATTCAACATGATTCTGAAATGCAGAAATTATCAACTATCTCTGAATTGTGCCAATATTTAGTGAAATcaagaaagtcaactatttatcCTCTTATTAATAGGTTGGTTAGACTTGTTTTGACACTTCTAGTCTCAACTGCTACTACTGAGCGAGCTTTCTCAGCTATGAGTCTTGTAAAGACTAAGCTTCGTAATAATATGGGACATGATTTTCTTGCAAATTcctttattatatatattgagAAAGAGATAGTTGATACTTTTAgcattgattctataattgatgaGTTTTATGCTATGAAAGAGCGACGAGTACAGCTCAAGATGCCAAGACCTAAGTCTTAA